One genomic region from Mangifera indica cultivar Alphonso chromosome 17, CATAS_Mindica_2.1, whole genome shotgun sequence encodes:
- the LOC123200304 gene encoding serine carboxypeptidase-like 18 codes for MTTLEAKPFYKCFTLCFQILLLLAYSIIFASAKNVITHLPGFDGQLPFYLETGYIGVGESNESQLFYYFVESQRSPSLDPLMLWLTGGPGCSVLSAFFYESGPVAFDYANYNGSLPLLHLNPDTWTKGLNIIYVDAPVGTGFSYSTTPENYYVNDTKSAWQTYEFLLKWLLEHPQFLKNQFFMGGDSYSGIPLPMIVQHILDGNNEGMKPTINLKGYILGNPKTDDYIDSNSLLPFAFRVTLIPPELYHSAKYYCNGDYVNINESNTGCVAAIDAYEQLVLQINIMNILEPNCQTAKPRKSSEGRRSAEEIEPDEIPLSDIKSGNALWCRDYNYVLSAVWANARIVREALHVRDGTVGVWKRCNSSIAYTKTQSSTVGYHKNFTSSSLRALIYSGDHDFSVPHTGTETWIRSLNMTINEDWRAWFVEGQVAGYTEKLISSDFTLIFATVKGGGHVAPEYKPKECYKMIDRFMAYFPL; via the exons ATGACAACATTGGAAGCAAAGCCCTTTTATAAATGCTTCACACTCTGTTTCCAAATACTTCTCCTACTTGCTTACTCTATCATTTTTGCTTCAGCAAAAAATGTCATCACCCATCTCCCTGGTTTTGACGGCCAACTTCCCTTCTATCTCGAAACCGG aTATATTGGTGTTGGTGAATCAAATGAGTCGCAATTGTTTTACTATTTTGTGGAGTCACAGAGGAGCCCTTCACTTGATCCTCTAATGCTTTGGCTTACTGGTGGTCCTGGTTGCTCTGTTCTCTCTGCTTTCTTCTATGAAAGTG GTCCAGTAGCTTTTGACTATGCAAATTACAATGGAAGTTTACCATTACTCCACCTAAATCCTGATACATGGACAAAG GGCCTCAACATTATTTATGTAGATGCACCGGTTGGCACAGGATTCTCTTACTCAACAACTCCAGAAAATTACTATGTTAATGACACCAAATCCGCCTGGCAAACCTATGAATTCTTGCTGAAA TGGTTACTTGAGCATCCACAAttcttaaaaaatcaatttttcatgGGGGGCGATTCTTATTCTGGCATACCTCTTCCAATGATAGTTCAACATATACTTGATG GAAACAATGAAGGAATGAAGCCAACCATAAACCTGAAA GGATACATTCTTGGAAATCCCAAGACTGATGATTACATTGACAGCAATTCATTATTACCATTCGCATTTCGAGTAACTCTCATTCCACCAGAACTTTATCAT TCTGCAAAGTATTACTGCAATGGAGATTATGTCAACATAAATGAAAGCAATACAGGTTGTGTAGCAGCAATTGATGCATACGAACAG TTGGttcttcaaataaatattatgaacatTTTGGAACCGAATTGCCAAACTGCCAAACCAAGAAAAAGTAGTGAAGGAAGAAGATCAGCTGAAGAGATTGAGCCTGATGAAATTCCCCTCTCCGATATTAAATCCGGAAATGCACTTTGGTGCAGG GATTATAATTATGTGCTATCTGCTGTTTGGGCTAATGCTAGAATTGTCCGAGAGGCTCTCCACGTCAGAGAT GGCACTGTTGGAGTGTGGAAGAGGTGCAATTCCAGCATAGCTTATACAAAGACTCAATCAAGCACTGTTGgttatcataaaaattttacaagctCAAGCCTTAGAGCTCTTATCTACAG TGGCGATCATGATTTCTCTGTTCCACATACCGGGACAGAAACTTGGATTCGTTCGCTGAATATGACTATAAATGAAGATTGGCGAGCATGGTTTGTAGAGGGTCAGGTTGCTGG ATACACAGAGAAGTTGATTAGTAGTGACTTTACTCTTATTTTTGCCACAGTGAAG GGTGGTGGTCATGTCGCTCCAGAGTACAAACCTAAGGAATGTTATAAAATGATCGACCGATTCATGGCATATTTTCCTTtgtaa